In a single window of the Danio aesculapii chromosome 20, fDanAes4.1, whole genome shotgun sequence genome:
- the tdh gene encoding L-threonine dehydrogenase — protein sequence MPVIRALSKVAKQALLAPACGCQPLTVAIRNISFSPRQVTSASDASFHSVSFSETDHPKVLITGGLGQLGVGLAKLLRKRFGKNNVILSDIRKPPSNVFHSGPFIYSDILDYKNLREIVVNNRITWLVHYSALLSAVGEANVALARAVNITGLHNILDIAAEHGLRLFVPSTIGAFGPTSPRNPTPDLCVQRPRTIYGVSKVHAELMGEYYHHRYGLDFRCLRYPGIISADSQPGGGTTDYAVQIFHDAVKTGKFECNLKPDTRLPMMYIDDCLRATLEVMEAPLETLSMRTYNINAMSFTPEELANEVQKQLPDLQVSYEIDSVRQAIADSWPMNFDDTNARNDWGWKHDYDLPELVQTMLNFIGSESRIAQAN from the exons ATGCCAGTCATCAGAGCCCTTAGTAAGGTGGCAAAGCAGGCCCTGCTGGCCCCTGCATGTGGATGTCAACCTTTGACGGTGGCGATTCGCAACATCAGTTTCTCCCCACGTCAGGTCACCTCTGCATCTGATGCCAGCTTTCATTCTGTCTCTTTCTCAGAGACAGACCACCCTAAAGTCCTCATTACGG GTGGCCTTGGGCAATTAGGGGTTGGGCTTGCTAAACTGTTAAG gAAGCGTTTTGGGAAAAACAATGTGATCCTCTCAGATATCaggaaaccacctagcaacgtctTTCACAGTG GTCCATTTATCTACTCCGATATTCTGGATTACAAGAACCTGCGAGAGATTGTAGTAAACAACAGGATCACCTGGTTAGTGCATTACAGCGCTCTCCTAAGTGCTGTCGGAGAAGCTAATGTGGCTCTGGCACGAGCAGTTAACATCACAG ggctgcacaacatcCTAGACATTGCAGCAGAACATGGGCTTCGTCTCTTTGTGCCCAGCACCATTGGTGCCTTTGGACCAACTTCACCTCGAAATCCCACTCCTGACCTCTGTGTGCAGAGACCACGCACTATATATGGCGTTTCTAAAGTCCACGCGGAGCTCATGGGAGAG TACTACCACCACCGTTACGGCCTTGACTTCCGCTGTCTGCGATACCCTGGCATCATCTCTGCAGACTCGCAGCCTGGCGGTGGCACAACAG ACTACGCCGTGCAGATTTTCCATGATGCTGTCAAAACCGGAAAGTTTGAGTGCAACCTAAAGCCAGACACCCGGCTGCCCATGATGTACATTGATGACTGTTTGCGGGCGACGCTGGAGGTGATGGAGGCACCATTGGAAACGCTTAGCATGCGCACGTACAACATCAATGCAATGAGCTTCACCCCTGAAGAACTTGCAAATGAGGTTCAGAAACAGCTGCCTGACCTTCAGGTCTCATATGAGATTGACTCTGTACGACAGGCTATAG CTGACAGCTGGCCGATGAACTTTGATGACACCAACGCTCGTAATGACTGGGGCTGGAAACACGATTATGACCTGCCAGAATTGGTTCAGACGATGCTCAACTTCATCGGATCAGAGTCCCGCATCGCTCAAGCCAACTGA